Proteins co-encoded in one Hyla sarda isolate aHylSar1 chromosome 4, aHylSar1.hap1, whole genome shotgun sequence genomic window:
- the LOC130366715 gene encoding olfactory receptor 10C1-like — protein MDIQQSKAEALLKNNITNVNLLGFSNIENLHILIFSLLFLIYCGTVSGNLLVMALYLVSKTLQSPMYFYITQISLCDLLVTTDIVPVLLHTVLYGGSSMTLIGCITQFSIFVMSEASECLLLSVMSYDRYLAICNPLHYHSIMTRKFCLISVNIIWLVAFTVMMMYGIFMCNLYFCGPHIIDHFYCELEPIMQLSCSDTSTINKLVVVIGILNVSCPFIIIVVSYVSIVITILKIPSNTGRHKAFSTCSTHLIVVSILYGTLIIVYMFTTKEQSPTLSKVLSLIYTMLIPLLNPIIYTLRNQVFKEALNKLKLVSFGRERSRKGLLSTGRWQDLEIRLWTLREFQPTLSNTGEQDIEWATSIQCALIEDRAKTGDANPIALPQNGNHYHSL, from the exons ATGGACATCCAACAAAGCAAAGCTGAG GCTCTACTAAAAAATAACATCACCAATGTAAATCTTCTGGGATTCTCAAATATTGAAAACCTCCATATCCTAATCTTCTCTCTACTGTTTCTAATATACTGTGGGACCGTTTCAGGAAACCTTCTAGTCATGGCCTTATATTTGGTTAGTAAAACTCTTCAGTCTCCTATGTACTTCTACATTACACAGATCTCGTTGTGTGACCTCCTGGTGACCACAGATATTGTCCCCGTCCTTCTTCACACTGTACTGTATGGAGGGAGCTCTATGACCCTCATCGGCTGCATCACACAGTTTTCTATCTTTGTAATGTCAGAGGCCTCAGAGTGTCTTCTGCTGTCGGTGATGTCTTATGATCGGTATCTGGCCATCTGTAACCCCCTCCACTATCACTCCATCATGACTCGGAAATTTTGTTTGATATCTGTAAACATCATTTGGTTGGTTGCTTTTACGGTGATGATGATGTATGGGATTTTCATGTGTAATCTGTATTTCTGTGGTCCTCACATCATTGACCATTTCTACTGTGAATTAGAACCCATAATGCAGCTCTCCTGCTCTGATACGTCCACTATTAATAAACTGGTTGTCGTCATTGGCATCTTAAATGTATCTTGCCCTTTTATAATAATTGTGGTGTCATATGTGTCCATTGTCATCACCATTCTGAAGATCCCATCCAATACCGGAAGACATaaagccttctccacctgtagcACCCACCTCATTGTGGTCTCCATACTTTATGGGACATTAATCATTGTTTATATGTTTACAACAAAAGAACAATCCCCAACACTGAGTAAGGTCTTGTCTCTGATTTACACCATGCTGATCCCACTGCTCAATCCTATTATTTACACACTGAGGAACCAAGTCTTTAAAGAAGCTTTAAATAAACTTAAACTTGTCTCATTTGGAAGAGAGAGATCCAGGAAGGGACTTTTATCTACTGGACGGT GGCAGGACCTTGAGATCCGTTTGTGGACATTGCGAGAGTTTCAGCCTACTCTAAGTAACACTGGGGAGCAGGACATTGAGTGGGCCACATCTATTCAATGTGCACTAATTGAAGATAGGGCGAAGACCGGG gATGCCAATCCTATTGCTTTGCCTCAAAATGGGAATCATTATCACAGCTTGTGA